A single region of the Variovorax paradoxus genome encodes:
- a CDS encoding non-ribosomal peptide synthetase, translating into MEIDKNSIADRFARLPREKQKAFLGLLQKQGVDFARLPIVPLPPGTKAELSYAQLRQWFLWQLDPKSTAYHISGALKLQGALDIDALKNSFSALLERHASLRTVFRPDAQGLCEQVVQEHVDIDIAVIDVAHGPGDAEARAREEARRLSATPFDLTTGPLMRVGVIRLAPQEHVLVLAMHHIVSDGGSLHLLVGEFVAHYRARVLGDELDLPPPPIRYIDYAAWQRNWLEAGEKDRQLAYWTERLGTGNPVLQLQADHSRRPGGHYTAARHGVDLAPELAQALHKRARAGGATLFMVLLAAFQALLHRYSGQQDIRVGVSVANRHRAETEGVIGLFVNTQVMRSTVEGRMSLAKVLAQAKEAAIGAQAHQDLPFEQLVDALQPERSLSVNPLFQVMFSHDRTDSRTLKQLPGLALEDHALAAPVAQFELVLNTSEDADGRLHASFIYASELFEQGTIERMTAHYVAMLGALADDEGRAVGDIALLGAPEQAQLTAWSVNPHHEPAPVPVHRLIERHARQQPEATALLFADQAMSFAELNRRANRLAHRLIALGVGPDRLVGIAMERSVEMVVAILGVLKAGGAYLPLDPDYPAERLAYMVQDSGIELLLAHRATRDCLDDRSGLTTLEIDSLDFSGEPEADPDVALHGEHLAYVIYTSGSTGKPKGAAIRHHALHSCMAWMQRTYGLTREDTVLHKAPFGFDVSVWELFWPLTAGARLVVAQPGDQRDPARLVALIQRHQVTTLNFVPSMLQAFLAHEGIEASTRLKHIICGGEAMPAETQKETLQRLHGATLQNLYGPTETTIHVTRWTCRDDGRSLVPIGRPITDTQACVLDADLNLVPQGVAGELYLGGVSLARGYLKRPGLSAERFVADPFDSEGGGRLYRTGDLVRWNAEGQIEYLGRIDHQVKIRGLRIELGEIEAQLLAQPEVREAVVVAREGPGGARLVGYVSVHAMQAGQAIDTAVLKERLGRVLPDYMVPRLIVVLDALPLSANGKVERKALPEPVFASEFAYEPPQGDAEEALAAIWREVLGVAHVGRGDNFFELGGDSLLSLKLIARIRKQLPGGSHLGLADVMQAASLREMAARVNQRAESANDAVCLHAGGAGVPLFCLPGLIVNSREFQPLARAVQGDRPVYAFVSHVYTRKRWRGFAIRELAAEYANFIVETATGGRCALLGWSLGGDLAFEVARQLQGRIEIVFFGAVDVFESEPMVPQGSLTPAQRAQADEVLAAWLAKSDMAAQWKELFGRMTDAEQAWVAEQLLAPTWVSPLDGAGDEAYEYLLWATLDSRVQSAHYARYGQARTDLPVEVFHAERSLQAPGVLRRWPERARVLSTEVVPRTGHLDIIRDAHFGATVKNRLLALDAA; encoded by the coding sequence ATGGAGATCGACAAGAACAGCATTGCGGACCGCTTTGCGCGCCTGCCCCGCGAAAAACAGAAGGCGTTTCTCGGCCTGCTGCAAAAGCAGGGCGTCGACTTTGCCAGGCTGCCCATCGTGCCCCTGCCGCCCGGAACGAAGGCCGAACTGTCTTATGCGCAACTGCGCCAGTGGTTCCTTTGGCAGCTGGACCCGAAGAGCACGGCGTATCACATCTCCGGCGCGCTGAAGCTGCAGGGGGCGCTCGACATCGACGCACTGAAGAACAGCTTTTCGGCACTGCTGGAGCGCCACGCATCGCTTCGCACGGTGTTCAGGCCGGATGCGCAAGGGCTGTGCGAACAGGTTGTGCAGGAGCATGTGGATATCGACATCGCGGTGATCGACGTGGCCCACGGGCCCGGCGATGCGGAGGCGCGTGCGCGAGAAGAAGCCCGCCGCCTGAGCGCGACGCCGTTCGACCTCACAACGGGTCCGCTGATGCGGGTGGGCGTGATCCGGCTTGCGCCGCAAGAGCATGTGCTCGTGCTGGCAATGCACCACATCGTTTCGGACGGCGGCTCGCTGCATCTGCTGGTGGGCGAGTTCGTCGCGCACTACCGTGCGCGGGTGCTGGGCGACGAGTTGGACCTGCCGCCGCCGCCGATCCGCTACATCGATTACGCGGCATGGCAGCGCAACTGGCTGGAGGCTGGTGAAAAAGACAGGCAGCTCGCCTACTGGACCGAGCGCCTGGGCACCGGCAACCCGGTGCTGCAGCTGCAGGCGGACCACAGCCGCCGGCCGGGCGGCCACTACACCGCCGCCAGGCACGGCGTCGATCTTGCGCCGGAATTGGCCCAGGCCTTGCACAAGCGCGCGCGCGCCGGGGGAGCGACGCTCTTCATGGTGCTGCTGGCGGCTTTCCAGGCGCTGCTGCATCGCTACAGCGGGCAGCAGGACATTCGCGTGGGCGTGTCGGTGGCCAACCGCCATCGCGCGGAGACCGAAGGCGTCATCGGGCTCTTCGTCAACACGCAGGTCATGCGCAGCACGGTCGAAGGCCGCATGAGCCTGGCAAAGGTGCTCGCGCAGGCGAAGGAAGCCGCCATCGGCGCGCAGGCGCACCAGGATCTGCCTTTCGAACAACTGGTGGACGCGCTGCAGCCCGAGCGCAGCCTGAGCGTGAACCCGCTGTTCCAGGTGATGTTCAGCCACGACCGGACCGACTCCCGCACGCTGAAGCAACTGCCTGGCCTGGCGCTCGAAGACCATGCGCTGGCCGCGCCGGTGGCGCAGTTCGAACTGGTGCTGAACACCAGCGAAGATGCCGATGGGCGCTTGCATGCGAGCTTCATCTACGCGTCGGAGCTGTTCGAGCAAGGCACCATCGAACGCATGACCGCGCACTATGTTGCGATGCTCGGTGCGCTGGCTGATGACGAAGGGCGTGCGGTGGGCGACATCGCCCTGCTCGGCGCCCCCGAGCAGGCGCAGCTCACCGCCTGGAGCGTGAACCCCCACCACGAGCCGGCTCCCGTGCCCGTGCACCGCCTCATCGAGCGCCACGCCCGCCAGCAGCCCGAAGCCACCGCGCTCCTGTTCGCCGACCAAGCCATGAGCTTTGCCGAACTGAACCGCCGCGCCAACCGCCTCGCGCACCGCCTGATCGCCCTGGGCGTAGGCCCCGATCGGCTCGTGGGCATCGCCATGGAACGCTCCGTGGAGATGGTCGTCGCCATCCTGGGCGTGCTCAAGGCCGGCGGCGCCTACCTGCCCCTGGACCCCGACTACCCCGCCGAGCGCCTGGCCTACATGGTGCAGGACAGCGGCATCGAGCTGCTGCTGGCGCACCGCGCCACGCGCGACTGTCTCGACGACCGCAGCGGCCTCACCACGCTGGAGATCGACAGCCTCGACTTCAGCGGCGAGCCAGAGGCGGACCCGGATGTCGCCCTGCACGGCGAGCACCTCGCCTACGTCATCTACACCTCCGGCTCCACCGGCAAGCCCAAGGGCGCCGCCATCCGCCACCACGCCCTGCACAGCTGCATGGCCTGGATGCAGCGCACCTACGGCCTCACCCGCGAAGACACCGTGCTGCACAAGGCCCCCTTCGGCTTCGACGTGTCGGTATGGGAGCTGTTCTGGCCCCTGACCGCCGGCGCCCGCCTCGTGGTGGCCCAACCCGGTGACCAGCGCGACCCGGCCCGGCTGGTCGCGCTCATCCAGCGCCACCAGGTCACCACCCTGAACTTCGTGCCCTCCATGCTGCAGGCCTTCCTGGCGCACGAGGGCATCGAGGCCAGCACCCGCCTGAAGCACATCATCTGCGGCGGCGAGGCCATGCCCGCCGAGACCCAGAAGGAGACCCTGCAGCGCCTCCATGGCGCCACGCTGCAGAACCTGTACGGCCCCACCGAGACCACCATCCACGTCACGCGCTGGACCTGCAGGGACGACGGCCGGAGCTTGGTGCCCATCGGCCGGCCGATCACCGACACCCAGGCCTGTGTGCTCGATGCCGACTTGAACCTCGTGCCTCAAGGCGTGGCCGGCGAGCTGTACCTGGGCGGCGTGAGCCTGGCACGCGGCTACCTGAAGCGGCCGGGGCTGAGCGCCGAGCGCTTCGTGGCCGATCCCTTCGATAGCGAAGGCGGCGGCCGGCTCTACCGCACGGGCGACCTCGTGCGCTGGAACGCCGAGGGCCAGATCGAGTACCTGGGGCGCATCGACCACCAGGTGAAGATCCGAGGGCTGCGCATCGAGCTGGGCGAGATCGAGGCGCAATTGCTGGCACAGCCCGAGGTGCGCGAGGCGGTGGTGGTGGCCAGGGAGGGGCCGGGCGGTGCGCGGCTGGTGGGCTATGTCTCGGTGCATGCCATGCAAGCCGGGCAGGCCATCGACACCGCAGTGCTCAAGGAGCGCCTGGGCCGGGTGCTGCCCGACTACATGGTGCCGCGGCTGATCGTCGTGCTCGATGCCTTGCCGCTCAGTGCCAATGGCAAGGTGGAGCGCAAGGCGCTGCCGGAGCCTGTGTTCGCCAGCGAGTTTGCTTACGAACCGCCGCAAGGCGACGCCGAAGAGGCGTTGGCCGCCATCTGGCGCGAGGTGCTGGGCGTGGCGCACGTGGGGCGCGGCGACAACTTCTTCGAACTGGGCGGCGATTCGCTCCTGAGCCTCAAGCTCATAGCGCGCATTCGCAAGCAGTTGCCCGGTGGCAGCCACCTGGGCCTGGCCGACGTGATGCAGGCCGCAAGCCTGCGCGAGATGGCCGCGCGCGTGAACCAGCGGGCCGAGAGCGCGAACGACGCCGTGTGCCTGCATGCCGGCGGTGCGGGCGTGCCGCTCTTCTGCCTGCCCGGCCTCATTGTCAACTCGCGCGAGTTCCAGCCGCTGGCGCGCGCTGTGCAGGGCGACCGGCCGGTGTATGCCTTTGTGAGCCACGTCTACACGCGCAAGCGCTGGCGCGGTTTTGCCATTCGCGAGCTTGCGGCCGAGTATGCGAATTTCATCGTCGAGACTGCCACCGGCGGCCGGTGCGCCTTGCTGGGCTGGTCGCTGGGCGGCGACCTGGCTTTCGAGGTGGCGCGGCAACTGCAGGGCCGCATCGAGATCGTGTTCTTCGGCGCGGTCGATGTGTTCGAGTCGGAGCCGATGGTTCCCCAAGGCAGCTTGACGCCGGCGCAGCGCGCGCAGGCCGACGAGGTGCTGGCCGCCTGGCTTGCAAAATCGGACATGGCGGCGCAATGGAAGGAGCTGTTCGGCCGCATGACCGATGCAGAGCAGGCCTGGGTGGCCGAGCAGCTACTGGCCCCAACCTGGGTGTCGCCGCTCGACGGTGCAGGCGACGAAGCTTATGAGTACCTCCTGTGGGCCACGCTCGACAGCCGCGTGCAGTCCGCACACTACGCCCGCTATGGGCAGGCCAGGACCGATCTGCCCGTGGAGGTGTTCCACGCCGAGCGCTCGCTGCAGGCGCCGGGTGTGCTGCGCCGCTGGCCGGAGCGCGCCCGCGTGCTCTCGACCGAGGTGGTACCGCGTACCGGGCACCTGGACATCATCCGCGATGCGCACTTCGGCGCCACGGTAAAGAACCGCCTGCTGGCACTCGACGCGGCCTAG
- a CDS encoding TonB-dependent siderophore receptor, translated as MRPLPRQRLLNAALATAFGTAFSLCSVSALAQASGQQRAGDSTLPAITVNADTEESASGRVNGYLAKRSTAGSKTDTPIVETPQSISVITADRMDAIGATNVKDALGYTPGVGISPFGADSRYDWISIRGFDGYAPGFYLDGLPLRNNGTWGLWKTENYGSERIEVLRGPTSVLYGMASPGGVVNIASKLPTAEPLREIQLQYGSDARRQVAGDFSGALDAEGKVLYRITGVVRDAQLPGGSSRDDRTYIAPSITWKPSSDTTFTLLAQYQKNRAGSYTRIRPAAGSLTPTRIGTYIPSDLNAGDPNFDHFNQDQKMIGYQLEHRFNDTFTVRQKLRYGKLEVDYRALQAPSFVPMDPANALSAENYRYLNRGVFGSQESTSSVTMDNQLQADLRSGDWRHKVLVGLDYQRTRIDQYTYSSPFGAPLLDIYAPVYGRTIDIPQPYVNGVSRLAQTGIYLQDQIKWGDRWSLTIGGRYDTAQSTNYSRLDGSTQRISEHKFTKRAGLVYLAPNGLAPYLSYSESFAPIGALDPATRTPFKPESGRQYEAGIRYQPPGGKSLYSAAIFDLRRKNYITYDATFMPKQTGEISVRGLELEATTELMPRLNLTASYAYTPRAIVTASSRAEEIGKQAMSVPRNRLSVWADYRFSNGLKVGAGVRFNGSTRGDAEVVAPAKVPSYTLLDAMIGYDIDRWTLALNLRNLTNKTYVANCAYGYCYLGTQRTAVATATYRW; from the coding sequence ATGCGTCCCCTGCCCCGTCAACGTCTATTGAATGCCGCGCTCGCCACGGCCTTCGGAACGGCCTTTTCCCTTTGCAGCGTGAGCGCCCTGGCGCAGGCGTCTGGACAGCAGCGGGCCGGCGATTCGACGCTCCCCGCCATCACGGTGAACGCCGACACGGAAGAATCCGCCAGCGGCCGGGTCAACGGCTACCTTGCCAAGCGCAGCACCGCCGGCAGCAAGACGGACACGCCGATTGTCGAGACGCCGCAATCGATCTCGGTCATCACGGCCGACCGCATGGACGCCATTGGTGCCACCAACGTCAAGGACGCGCTCGGCTACACCCCGGGCGTGGGCATTTCCCCCTTCGGAGCCGATTCGCGCTACGACTGGATCTCGATCCGCGGCTTCGACGGCTATGCGCCGGGCTTTTACCTGGACGGCCTGCCGCTGCGCAACAACGGCACCTGGGGCCTGTGGAAAACCGAGAACTACGGCAGCGAACGCATCGAAGTGCTGCGCGGCCCCACGTCGGTGCTCTATGGCATGGCAAGCCCGGGCGGCGTGGTCAACATCGCGAGCAAGCTGCCCACCGCGGAGCCCTTGCGCGAGATCCAGTTGCAGTACGGCAGCGACGCCCGCCGCCAGGTGGCCGGCGATTTCTCGGGCGCGCTCGACGCCGAAGGCAAGGTGCTCTACCGCATCACCGGCGTGGTGCGCGACGCCCAGCTGCCCGGCGGAAGCTCGCGCGACGACCGCACCTACATCGCTCCCTCCATCACCTGGAAGCCATCGAGCGACACCACTTTCACGCTGCTGGCCCAGTACCAGAAGAACCGCGCAGGCAGCTACACCCGCATCCGCCCCGCGGCCGGCTCGCTCACGCCAACGCGCATCGGCACGTACATTCCCAGCGACCTGAACGCCGGTGATCCCAACTTCGATCACTTCAACCAGGACCAGAAGATGATCGGCTACCAGCTCGAGCATCGCTTCAACGACACCTTCACCGTGCGCCAGAAGCTGCGCTACGGCAAGCTCGAGGTCGACTACCGCGCCCTGCAGGCGCCGAGCTTCGTCCCCATGGACCCGGCCAATGCGCTGAGCGCGGAGAACTACCGCTACCTGAACCGCGGCGTCTTCGGCAGCCAGGAAAGCACATCGTCCGTCACCATGGACAACCAGCTGCAGGCCGACCTGCGCTCGGGCGACTGGCGCCACAAGGTACTGGTGGGCCTGGACTACCAGCGCACCCGCATCGACCAGTACACCTACAGCAGCCCCTTCGGTGCGCCGCTGCTCGACATCTACGCGCCTGTGTACGGCCGCACCATCGACATTCCGCAGCCCTACGTCAACGGTGTGAGCCGGCTCGCGCAGACCGGCATCTACCTGCAGGACCAGATCAAGTGGGGCGACCGCTGGTCGCTCACCATCGGCGGGCGCTACGACACGGCGCAAAGCACCAACTACAGCCGCCTCGACGGCTCCACGCAGCGCATTTCGGAGCACAAGTTCACCAAGCGCGCGGGCCTGGTCTACCTGGCGCCGAACGGCTTGGCGCCGTACCTGAGCTACTCGGAGTCGTTCGCGCCCATTGGCGCCCTCGATCCGGCCACCCGGACCCCCTTCAAGCCTGAAAGCGGCCGCCAGTACGAGGCCGGTATCCGCTACCAGCCGCCGGGCGGCAAGTCGCTCTACAGCGCGGCCATCTTCGATCTGCGCCGCAAGAACTACATCACGTATGACGCGACCTTCATGCCGAAGCAGACCGGCGAGATCTCGGTGCGGGGCCTCGAACTCGAAGCCACCACCGAACTCATGCCGCGCCTGAATCTCACGGCCTCCTACGCCTACACGCCGCGGGCCATCGTCACGGCCAGCAGCCGGGCCGAGGAGATCGGCAAGCAGGCCATGTCCGTTCCGCGCAACCGCCTCTCGGTGTGGGCGGACTATCGCTTCAGCAACGGCCTGAAGGTGGGCGCGGGCGTGCGCTTCAACGGCTCGACCCGCGGTGACGCGGAAGTCGTGGCGCCGGCCAAGGTGCCTTCGTACACGCTGCTGGACGCCATGATCGGCTACGACATCGATCGCTGGACGCTGGCGCTGAACCTGCGCAACCTGACCAACAAGACCTACGTTGCGAACTGCGCCTACGGCTACTGCTATCTGGGAACGCAGCGCACTGCTGTGGCAACGGCCACCTACCGCTGGTAA